One segment of Proteus appendicitidis DNA contains the following:
- the ilvC gene encoding ketol-acid reductoisomerase: protein MTNYFNTLNLRQQLSQLGKCRFMSREEFADEANYLKGKKVVIIGCGAQGLNQGLNMRDSGLNIAYALRQEAIDEKRASWRRATENGFEVGTYEALIPQADLVVNLTPDKQHSAVVQAVQPLMKSGAALGYSHGFNIVEVGEKIRDDITVVMVAPKCPGTEVREEYKRGFGVPTLIAVHPENDAKGEGMAIAKAWAAATGGHRAGVLESSFVAEVKSDLMGEQTILCGMLQAGSLLCYDKMVADGVEPGYAGKLLQFGWETITEALKQGGITLMMDRLSNPAKMRAYALSEQLKEIMAPLFAKHMDDIISGKFSETMMADWANDDKNLLTWREETGASAFENYPEYEGKISEQEYFDHGVLMVAMVKAGVELAFDTMIEAGIFAESAYYESLHELPLIANTIARKRLYEMNVVISDTAEYGNYLFSFAVVPMLKEFMTTLQSGDLAKKVQDNGTDNAQLRDINEAIRQHPIEAVGKTLRGYMTDMKKIAVGN, encoded by the coding sequence ATGACAAATTATTTTAATACATTGAATCTGCGTCAGCAGTTGTCACAATTAGGTAAATGTCGCTTTATGTCACGCGAAGAATTTGCTGATGAAGCAAATTACCTGAAAGGCAAAAAAGTCGTTATCATTGGTTGTGGCGCTCAAGGACTAAACCAAGGTTTAAATATGCGTGATTCAGGTTTGAATATCGCGTATGCCTTACGCCAAGAAGCGATTGATGAGAAACGTGCATCATGGCGTCGTGCAACTGAAAACGGCTTTGAGGTTGGAACCTATGAAGCGTTGATCCCTCAAGCAGATTTAGTTGTTAACTTAACGCCAGACAAACAGCACTCTGCTGTTGTTCAAGCTGTTCAACCACTGATGAAATCAGGTGCAGCATTAGGCTACTCCCATGGTTTTAATATCGTTGAAGTTGGCGAAAAAATTCGTGATGACATCACTGTTGTTATGGTGGCACCAAAATGCCCAGGCACAGAAGTTCGTGAAGAATATAAGCGTGGTTTTGGTGTACCAACACTGATTGCTGTTCACCCTGAGAATGATGCAAAAGGTGAAGGCATGGCGATTGCAAAAGCATGGGCTGCTGCGACAGGTGGTCATCGTGCTGGTGTTTTAGAGTCCTCTTTCGTTGCTGAAGTAAAATCAGACTTAATGGGTGAGCAAACCATTCTGTGCGGCATGTTACAAGCTGGCTCTCTGTTATGTTATGACAAAATGGTTGCCGATGGTGTAGAGCCGGGCTATGCAGGTAAGCTGCTCCAATTTGGTTGGGAAACGATTACAGAAGCACTGAAGCAAGGTGGTATCACCTTGATGATGGACAGATTATCTAACCCTGCGAAAATGCGTGCCTATGCATTATCAGAGCAACTGAAAGAGATCATGGCTCCACTGTTTGCGAAACATATGGATGATATTATTTCAGGTAAATTCTCTGAAACTATGATGGCAGATTGGGCAAATGATGATAAAAACTTGCTGACATGGCGTGAAGAGACTGGCGCAAGCGCATTTGAAAACTACCCTGAATATGAGGGTAAAATCAGTGAACAAGAGTACTTTGATCACGGTGTATTAATGGTCGCAATGGTTAAAGCTGGTGTTGAATTAGCCTTTGATACCATGATTGAAGCAGGGATCTTTGCAGAGTCGGCTTATTATGAATCACTGCATGAGTTGCCATTAATCGCGAATACCATCGCTCGTAAGCGTTTGTATGAGATGAATGTGGTTATCTCTGATACAGCAGAATATGGCAACTATCTGTTCTCATTCGCTGTTGTTCCTATGTTGAAAGAGTTTATGACAACATTGCAATCTGGCGATTTAGCGAAGAAAGTTCAAGATAATGGAACTGATAATGCGCAATTGCGAGATATCAATGAAGCAATTCGTCAGCATCCAATTGAAGCTGTAGGTAAAACCCTGCGTGGGTATATGACGGATATGAAGAAGATTGCCGTCGGTAACTAA
- the ilvY gene encoding HTH-type transcriptional activator IlvY, which yields MDIRDLKLFLHLAESCHFTKTAQAMHVSPSTLSRQIQRLEESLGHPLFLRDNRQVTLTDAGEQLKRYAQQTLLQYKQLKHTLNQNSPSLSGELRLFCSVTAAYSHLPPILDRFRAENPLVEIKLTTGDAADAVDKVQSDEADLGIAGKPEKLPENICFEKIGEIPLVLIAPALPCNVRHLATQEKPDWLHIPFIIPEHGPSRQRIALWFKRHRIHNPLIYATVSGHEAIVSMVALGCGIALIPQVVVDNCPEPVRNRISLLDNISMVEPFELGVCGSHKRLQEPVISAFWRLLHD from the coding sequence ATGGATATTCGTGATCTCAAACTCTTCCTGCATTTAGCTGAAAGTTGTCACTTCACCAAGACAGCACAAGCGATGCACGTCAGCCCTTCTACGCTCTCTCGCCAAATTCAACGCCTTGAAGAAAGCTTAGGTCATCCTTTGTTTTTACGTGATAACAGACAAGTGACTCTCACCGATGCTGGCGAACAGTTAAAACGCTATGCTCAACAAACTTTATTACAATATAAACAACTTAAGCACACGTTAAATCAAAATAGCCCAAGCCTTTCTGGTGAACTGCGCCTATTTTGTTCTGTAACAGCAGCTTACAGCCATTTACCGCCTATTCTTGACCGTTTTCGTGCAGAAAACCCACTCGTTGAAATAAAACTCACCACTGGAGATGCAGCTGACGCAGTCGATAAAGTGCAATCTGATGAAGCCGATTTAGGTATTGCAGGAAAACCTGAAAAGCTTCCTGAAAATATCTGTTTTGAAAAAATAGGCGAAATTCCATTAGTACTGATTGCACCCGCTTTGCCTTGTAATGTTCGTCATCTTGCAACACAAGAGAAACCCGATTGGCTCCATATTCCATTTATCATTCCTGAACATGGACCATCACGACAACGAATTGCATTATGGTTTAAACGCCACCGTATCCATAATCCCTTAATTTATGCGACTGTTTCAGGGCATGAAGCAATTGTCTCAATGGTTGCGTTAGGTTGCGGTATCGCGCTTATTCCACAGGTCGTCGTTGATAATTGTCCAGAGCCTGTACGTAATCGCATCTCTTTATTGGATAATATTTCAATGGTAGAACCTTTCGAATTAGGCGTTTGCGGATCACACAAACGCCTTCAAGAGCCTGTGATTAGTGCTTTTTGGCGATTACTCCACGACTAA
- the ilvA gene encoding threonine ammonia-lyase, biosynthetic, with translation MAAFRPLNSAPSSAEYLKAALSAPVYEAAIVTPLQEMTKISERLENTILVKREDRQPVHSFKLRGAYTMIAGLTPEQKAKGVVTASAGNHAQGVALSANRMGVKALIVMPVATADIKVDAVRQFGGEALLYGANFDEAKAKAIALSEEMGYTFVPPFDHPAVIAGQATLAMELLQQDVHLDRIFVPVGGGGLIAGVAVLIKQLMPEIKVIGVEAEDAACLKAALKAGHPVELARVGLFAEGVAVKRIGDETFRLCQKYVDDVITVDSDEICAAVKDLFEDVRAIAEPSGALALAGLKKYVEEHQIKGERLAHVLSGANVNFHGLRYVSERCELGEKREALLAVTIPEQKGSFLRFCQILGQRVVTEFNYRYSDADPENARIFVGVRLSQGLTERKEILRELTTAGYQVADLSDDEMAKLHVRYMVGGRPNKPLKERLFSFEFPESPGALMKFLKTLGTYWNITLFHYRSHGTDYGRVLVAFELPETEGRFERHLDALGYEYHDETGNPSFQLFLSPQTTSLVVE, from the coding sequence ATGGCTGCCTTTAGACCTTTAAATTCAGCGCCAAGTAGCGCTGAATATTTAAAAGCGGCGCTGAGCGCACCTGTTTATGAAGCTGCAATTGTCACGCCACTTCAAGAGATGACAAAAATCTCTGAACGCTTAGAAAATACGATTTTAGTTAAGCGTGAAGACAGACAACCTGTTCATAGTTTTAAATTACGTGGTGCATACACCATGATTGCAGGATTGACTCCTGAGCAAAAAGCGAAAGGCGTTGTAACTGCTTCGGCAGGTAACCACGCTCAAGGCGTTGCGTTGTCAGCGAATCGAATGGGTGTAAAAGCATTAATCGTGATGCCTGTGGCAACAGCGGATATCAAAGTCGATGCTGTTCGCCAATTTGGTGGAGAAGCATTGCTTTATGGTGCCAACTTTGATGAAGCAAAAGCCAAAGCTATCGCCCTATCTGAAGAGATGGGATACACCTTTGTTCCGCCTTTTGATCATCCAGCAGTAATTGCAGGACAGGCAACGCTGGCAATGGAACTCTTACAGCAAGATGTTCATCTTGATCGTATTTTCGTACCCGTAGGTGGCGGCGGTTTAATTGCTGGCGTGGCTGTATTAATCAAACAGCTTATGCCAGAAATTAAGGTTATCGGCGTTGAAGCAGAAGATGCAGCATGTCTAAAAGCAGCATTAAAGGCAGGACACCCTGTTGAGCTAGCTCGAGTCGGTTTATTTGCAGAAGGTGTTGCCGTTAAGCGTATTGGTGATGAAACTTTTCGTTTATGCCAGAAGTATGTCGATGATGTGATTACTGTTGATAGTGATGAAATTTGCGCTGCAGTAAAAGATTTATTTGAAGATGTGCGTGCGATTGCAGAGCCTTCAGGCGCATTGGCATTAGCAGGGCTTAAAAAATACGTAGAAGAGCACCAGATCAAAGGTGAGCGCCTAGCGCATGTGCTTTCCGGTGCAAATGTGAATTTTCATGGGTTACGTTATGTTTCTGAGCGCTGTGAACTCGGTGAAAAACGCGAAGCATTATTAGCGGTGACTATCCCAGAACAAAAGGGCAGTTTTTTACGTTTCTGCCAAATCTTAGGTCAACGCGTTGTCACTGAATTTAATTATCGTTATAGCGATGCTGATCCTGAAAATGCACGTATTTTTGTTGGTGTACGTTTAAGTCAAGGACTCACTGAACGTAAAGAAATTTTGCGGGAGCTTACGACTGCGGGTTATCAAGTTGCTGATCTTTCTGACGATGAAATGGCAAAACTTCATGTGCGTTATATGGTTGGCGGTCGCCCTAATAAGCCACTTAAAGAGCGTCTATTTAGTTTTGAGTTCCCTGAGTCACCCGGCGCTTTAATGAAGTTTTTAAAAACACTAGGGACTTATTGGAATATCACATTATTTCACTATCGTAGTCATGGTACAGATTATGGGCGTGTGCTGGTGGCTTTTGAATTGCCCGAAACAGAAGGGCGTTTCGAGCGACATTTAGATGCATTAGGCTATGAATATCATGATGAGACAGGAAATCCGTCTTTTCAGCTATTTCTGTCGCCACAAACGACAAGCTTAGTCGTGGAGTAA